A single region of the Rhodopirellula bahusiensis genome encodes:
- a CDS encoding DUF1501 domain-containing protein, with translation MLAQTSMGFGGVALAGLMNEAAADHAGHGVHHPAKAKNVIFLYMDGGPSQIDTFDPKPLLTKMDGRDPGDLFRVEPTQFNNNGKVLGSPWKFKQHGESGIPVSSLFPHVAECVDELAVIRSMVSEFSEHTFANYFLHTGSGLQGRPSMGAWVNYGLGSECDNLPGFVALNGGLIPPGGLDCFGSGFLPATYQGSVFQPHGTAVANIKSPEPDIGRQRAHLDLIGKLDSEAMRRGLRHDAVESAIANYELAFQMQAAVPDLMSIKDEPEHIRKLYGLDSKNKGTQIYAAECLIARRLVERGVRFIELTCPQVGSDRWDQHNNLKEGHERNALAVDQPIAGLLKDLRQRGMLDETLVVWAGEFGRTPFAQGSNGRDHNPFGFSIWMAGGGIRPGITYGATDEFGYKAVENRTEIHDLHATMLHLMGVDHTRSTFRFGGRDMRLTDVKGHLIDAVIQG, from the coding sequence ATGTTGGCCCAAACCTCGATGGGGTTTGGCGGGGTGGCGTTGGCTGGGCTCATGAATGAAGCCGCCGCGGATCACGCGGGTCATGGCGTTCATCATCCTGCCAAAGCGAAGAATGTCATCTTCCTTTACATGGATGGTGGACCGTCGCAAATCGATACGTTTGATCCCAAACCACTGCTCACGAAAATGGACGGCCGCGACCCGGGCGACTTGTTTCGCGTTGAGCCAACTCAGTTCAACAACAACGGCAAGGTTCTTGGCAGCCCGTGGAAGTTCAAGCAGCACGGCGAAAGCGGTATCCCCGTCAGCAGTTTGTTTCCGCACGTTGCCGAGTGCGTTGACGAGCTGGCGGTGATTCGTTCGATGGTGTCAGAGTTTTCCGAGCACACTTTCGCGAACTACTTTTTGCACACGGGAAGTGGGTTGCAGGGGCGTCCCAGCATGGGCGCGTGGGTGAACTACGGTCTTGGCTCGGAGTGTGACAACCTGCCTGGCTTCGTGGCTTTGAATGGAGGCTTGATTCCTCCCGGTGGACTGGATTGTTTCGGCAGCGGTTTCTTGCCAGCGACCTATCAGGGATCAGTTTTCCAGCCGCACGGCACCGCGGTCGCAAATATTAAATCACCCGAGCCGGATATCGGACGCCAACGGGCTCACCTTGATTTGATCGGCAAGTTGGACTCAGAAGCCATGCGACGCGGGCTTCGGCACGATGCGGTGGAATCCGCGATTGCGAACTACGAGTTGGCTTTTCAAATGCAAGCGGCGGTTCCGGACTTGATGTCAATCAAGGATGAACCGGAACACATCCGCAAACTGTATGGACTTGATTCTAAGAACAAGGGAACTCAAATCTATGCGGCCGAGTGTTTGATCGCTCGACGTTTGGTCGAACGCGGCGTGCGCTTCATCGAGTTGACTTGCCCTCAAGTGGGCAGCGATCGATGGGACCAGCACAACAATTTGAAGGAAGGCCACGAGAGAAACGCTTTGGCCGTGGATCAGCCAATTGCGGGATTGCTGAAAGATCTGCGTCAACGCGGAATGCTGGACGAAACACTGGTCGTTTGGGCGGGTGAATTTGGTCGAACCCCGTTCGCTCAGGGTTCCAATGGCCGCGATCACAACCCTTTCGGTTTCTCGATTTGGATGGCGGGCGGCGGGATTCGGCCGGGGATCACGTACGGCGCGACGGACGAATTTGGCTACAAAGCGGTTGAGAATCGCACCGAAATTCATGATTTGCATGCCACGATGCTGCATTTGATGGGAGTCGATCACACACGGTCGACGTTCCGATTTGGTGGCCGCGATATGCGACTGACGGATGTGAAAGGTCATTTGATCGACGCCGTCATTCAGGGCTGA
- a CDS encoding PSD1 and planctomycete cytochrome C domain-containing protein translates to MMSVRRGTSRLLTSFLMLGVLLSATSWAEDESVQREFFENRIRPLLSEHCYECHGSDVDERQGSLRLDHGSFLLSGGDSGPALIAGEVDDSLLIEAVRFESYEMPPSGKLSDEDIGALEKWIAEGAYWPEEPLPEGAEGEAKSFDLEDRRETHWAWQPVRDSVPPAVTNPAWSRDSIDQFILAGLEDAGLSPANPADRKTLVRRLTFALTGLPPTPKEVANFENNSRPDAMHRLLDRLIASPEFGNRWGRHWLDLVRYAESRGHEFDADIPNADQYRDYVVRGLNSDVPYDQWVREHIAGDLMTQPRMSYQGREGGAPFNESVLGTGFWHLGEWVHSPVDIRKDESDRIDNMIDVMSKTFQGVTVACARCHDHKFDAISTADYYSLSGFLQSSDYAEIRFDTIEHNRRVAAEIQELDETYREKFESTFADLYREVEQGDEDCAWPDSIVTSFDQLGAQDFRQNGFVFGAEPLRSGEPQLIEPRESESDDSESTANQLVTLTKNTVAKNDEAWNGLQSVRSKATNARGKLRGYPRAGRTLRLPTFELTEPIVSIRIRGTGNVFACVDSHRLVDGPLHGETIVKFKEVDGWVQMNLGRYLGHRLHFEFTPAENQNIEILCVAQSSKKNVGKTRKEIQGRLDAKAEQVASLEAAIRDKVAADESLRSEMKAWQSEWFSKRQQLVSQIRKRSRLAIGMIDGNGEDAAILIRGNSSSEGDIEPRHFLTAITGGERIGDETGSGRLELADQINDPHNPLTSRVITNRLWHHLLGRGIVPTTDDFGVLGMRPTHPELLDHLATDFDRHGRHLKWMIRRIALTSTYQMSMQSVSDEMASRAASVDPKNELLHQSNLHRLEGEVIRDSLLAVSGQLDRSLEGVSVPVHLTSFMNGRGRPAKSGPLDGNRRRSIYSAVRRNFLSPMMSVFDTPNPFSTMGRRNASNVPAQALVMLNDPLVRKQSRFFAERAMREVPLNLSSGSGESAPSASDSAVDQRIDWMFWTALGRSATDAELNSIREYVQASSAASGTTVEDVSLWANVAHAIVNTKEFVFVP, encoded by the coding sequence ATGATGAGTGTTCGGCGTGGGACATCGCGTTTGCTGACTTCGTTCTTGATGTTGGGAGTCCTGTTGTCGGCGACTTCCTGGGCGGAAGACGAATCAGTCCAACGCGAGTTCTTTGAGAACCGCATTCGCCCTTTGCTCAGCGAACATTGCTACGAGTGCCATGGTTCGGATGTCGATGAGCGGCAAGGCAGTCTGCGTCTCGACCATGGTTCATTTTTGCTGAGCGGTGGGGATTCGGGCCCAGCTCTGATCGCGGGCGAAGTCGATGACAGTCTGTTGATCGAAGCGGTCCGGTTTGAATCGTATGAGATGCCGCCATCCGGCAAACTGTCAGACGAAGACATCGGCGCCTTGGAAAAGTGGATCGCCGAAGGGGCCTATTGGCCAGAAGAACCTTTGCCCGAAGGAGCCGAAGGCGAAGCCAAGTCGTTTGACTTGGAAGATCGGCGAGAAACCCATTGGGCTTGGCAGCCGGTCCGAGACAGCGTTCCACCGGCGGTCACCAATCCAGCTTGGTCGCGTGACTCAATCGATCAATTCATCTTGGCTGGTTTGGAAGACGCAGGGCTATCGCCCGCGAATCCGGCCGATCGCAAAACGTTGGTGCGTCGGCTGACGTTCGCATTGACGGGTTTGCCGCCGACGCCGAAAGAGGTCGCCAACTTTGAAAACAATTCGCGTCCAGACGCGATGCATCGGTTGTTGGATCGCTTGATCGCTTCACCTGAGTTCGGAAATCGTTGGGGACGTCATTGGTTGGACTTGGTTCGCTACGCCGAATCCCGTGGGCACGAGTTCGACGCCGATATCCCCAACGCGGACCAGTACCGCGACTATGTCGTGCGAGGTCTCAACTCGGACGTGCCCTATGACCAGTGGGTGCGAGAGCACATCGCTGGCGATTTGATGACTCAGCCGCGGATGAGTTACCAAGGTCGTGAAGGCGGGGCTCCGTTCAATGAATCTGTTTTGGGAACGGGGTTTTGGCACCTGGGCGAATGGGTTCACTCACCCGTGGATATCCGCAAGGATGAATCGGACCGCATCGACAACATGATCGATGTGATGTCGAAAACATTCCAGGGAGTCACGGTCGCGTGTGCCCGATGTCATGACCATAAGTTCGATGCGATCTCGACGGCTGACTATTACTCGTTGTCTGGTTTTCTGCAGAGTAGCGACTACGCCGAAATTCGATTCGACACGATCGAGCACAATCGCCGAGTGGCCGCTGAAATTCAGGAACTCGACGAGACCTATCGCGAAAAGTTTGAGTCGACATTTGCCGATCTATATCGCGAGGTTGAGCAGGGCGACGAGGATTGTGCTTGGCCCGATTCCATCGTGACTTCGTTTGATCAACTCGGTGCGCAAGACTTCCGGCAGAACGGATTTGTCTTTGGTGCCGAGCCTTTGCGATCGGGTGAGCCGCAATTGATCGAGCCGCGCGAATCTGAGTCCGATGATTCGGAAAGCACCGCCAATCAGTTGGTCACGCTGACTAAGAATACTGTCGCGAAAAATGATGAGGCTTGGAACGGATTGCAGTCGGTGCGATCCAAAGCCACCAACGCTCGTGGAAAGTTGCGTGGCTACCCGCGCGCGGGTCGAACGCTTCGTTTACCGACCTTCGAACTGACTGAGCCGATCGTTTCCATTCGCATTCGCGGCACGGGCAACGTTTTCGCGTGTGTTGATTCGCATCGTTTGGTCGATGGTCCGTTGCACGGCGAAACGATTGTGAAGTTCAAGGAGGTCGACGGTTGGGTTCAGATGAATTTGGGCCGGTACCTTGGTCACCGTCTGCATTTTGAATTCACGCCTGCGGAAAACCAAAACATTGAAATCCTGTGCGTTGCGCAGTCATCGAAGAAAAACGTCGGTAAGACGCGAAAGGAAATTCAGGGTCGATTGGATGCGAAAGCGGAGCAAGTCGCTTCCTTGGAAGCCGCGATTCGTGACAAAGTCGCGGCGGATGAATCACTTCGCTCGGAAATGAAAGCTTGGCAATCCGAATGGTTTTCGAAGCGTCAGCAATTGGTGTCTCAGATTCGGAAACGATCTCGTTTGGCGATCGGCATGATCGACGGAAACGGTGAGGACGCCGCGATTCTGATTCGTGGCAATTCATCCAGCGAAGGTGACATTGAGCCTCGGCATTTCTTGACCGCGATCACGGGTGGAGAACGCATTGGCGATGAGACGGGAAGCGGACGTTTGGAACTCGCCGACCAGATCAACGACCCGCACAACCCGCTGACGTCTCGTGTGATCACCAATCGTTTGTGGCATCATTTGTTGGGCCGCGGAATTGTGCCGACGACAGACGATTTTGGTGTGCTGGGGATGCGTCCAACTCACCCCGAATTACTCGACCACCTTGCGACCGATTTCGACCGGCATGGTCGGCATCTCAAGTGGATGATTCGGCGGATTGCGTTGACAAGCACCTATCAAATGTCGATGCAAAGTGTTTCCGACGAGATGGCTTCGCGTGCAGCATCGGTTGATCCGAAGAACGAATTGCTGCACCAAAGCAATTTGCATCGACTCGAAGGGGAGGTCATCCGCGATAGTTTGCTTGCCGTCTCTGGCCAACTCGACCGATCACTGGAAGGTGTTTCGGTGCCCGTTCACTTGACGTCCTTCATGAACGGTCGAGGGCGACCCGCGAAGAGTGGTCCTTTGGATGGGAATCGTCGTCGGTCGATTTACTCGGCGGTTCGTCGGAACTTTTTATCGCCGATGATGAGCGTGTTTGACACGCCCAATCCGTTCAGCACCATGGGCCGCCGGAATGCGTCCAATGTTCCGGCGCAAGCGTTGGTGATGCTCAATGATCCGTTGGTGCGGAAGCAGTCGCGATTCTTCGCCGAACGAGCGATGCGAGAAGTGCCCCTGAATCTGTCATCGGGATCCGGCGAATCGGCTCCTTCGGCAAGTGACTCCGCCGTCGATCAACGCATTGACTGGATGTTTTGGACCGCGTTGGGCCGTTCGGCGACAGATGCGGAGCTAAATTCCATTCGCGAATATGTTCAGGCATCCAGTGCGGCTTCGGGAACAACTGTGGAAGATGTCTCGTTGTGGGCCAACGTGGCCCATGCCATCGTCAACACCAAAGAATTTGTGTTTGTGCCATGA
- a CDS encoding AAA family ATPase: MADPSVPTPPPMNPAAGNASSGDASKPRNLADVLREFSEHQKKMREELAKVIVGQSDTIEQLLAAIFTRGHCLLEGVPGLAKTLMVSTLANILDVSFKRVQFTPDLMPSDITGTQVMEEDESGRRSFRFVEGPIFANILLADEINRTPPKTQAALLEAMQERQVSVGRETHTLPEPFFTIATQNPVEQEGTYPLPEAQLDRFMFNIKIDYPSAEEEEKILTATTRGESATVNKILSARAILNCQKLVSSIAAGPLVIRYAAQLVRATRPSDESAPEYVRELVDWGAGPRAGQNLIAGGKAIAAMNGRFSVEPGDIQKIALPVLRHRIATNFQAQAEGMNTDSVIQRLLKDIPIPEPAKMERSK, encoded by the coding sequence ATGGCTGATCCTTCGGTTCCGACCCCTCCACCGATGAACCCCGCCGCAGGGAATGCGAGTTCGGGTGATGCGTCCAAGCCCCGCAACTTGGCAGATGTGTTGCGAGAGTTCTCGGAGCACCAAAAGAAGATGCGGGAAGAGTTGGCGAAGGTCATTGTGGGCCAATCGGACACGATCGAACAGTTGTTAGCGGCCATCTTTACTCGCGGTCACTGTTTACTCGAGGGTGTACCGGGGTTGGCCAAGACTTTGATGGTCAGCACGCTCGCGAATATTCTGGATGTTTCGTTCAAACGGGTTCAATTCACGCCCGACTTGATGCCATCGGACATCACCGGGACACAGGTGATGGAAGAGGACGAATCGGGGCGGCGAAGTTTTCGGTTCGTCGAAGGTCCGATTTTCGCCAATATTTTGCTGGCGGACGAGATCAACCGAACGCCGCCGAAGACACAAGCGGCGTTGCTCGAAGCGATGCAGGAACGTCAGGTGTCCGTCGGGCGAGAGACTCACACATTGCCCGAGCCGTTTTTTACGATCGCGACCCAGAACCCGGTTGAGCAAGAGGGCACGTACCCGCTGCCCGAGGCCCAACTCGATCGATTCATGTTCAACATCAAAATCGACTATCCGTCGGCGGAGGAAGAAGAAAAGATTTTGACCGCGACGACGCGAGGCGAATCCGCGACCGTCAACAAAATTTTATCCGCTCGAGCGATCCTGAATTGCCAGAAATTGGTCAGCAGCATCGCGGCGGGGCCTTTGGTCATTCGATACGCGGCTCAATTGGTGCGAGCGACTCGTCCTTCGGATGAATCGGCGCCAGAGTATGTTCGAGAATTGGTCGATTGGGGGGCGGGCCCACGTGCGGGCCAGAACTTGATCGCCGGTGGCAAAGCGATCGCGGCGATGAACGGCCGGTTCAGCGTCGAGCCCGGTGACATTCAAAAAATCGCATTGCCGGTGCTGCGGCACCGCATTGCGACCAACTTCCAAGCCCAAGCCGAGGGGATGAACACGGATTCTGTGATTCAGCGGCTATTGAAGGACATCCCAATTCCAGAACCGGCTAAAATGGAACGCTCCAAGTGA